The following coding sequences are from one Treponema parvum window:
- a CDS encoding TRAP transporter large permease — MNFLIILSAVTMLLLLFLKVPVFISILGGSILYFVFNPGINQIVFAQHAITGAESISLLAVPFFVCAGTFMNYTGVTRRIMDFCSVITGRMTGGLAQVNVLLSTLMGGLSGSNLADAAMEAKMLVPEMEEKGFSKAFSTVVTATSSMITPLIPPGIAMILYGCIANVSIGKLFVSGVGVGFFLCVTMMMLVSWLSKRRGYAPLRTTRMTAKDYKKVVPPAIAPLCLPVIIIGGIRLGIFTATEAGAVAIIYAIILGFGYKDLKVKNLIIGLKETAATTASIMLIVASATVFSWVLTKERIPQQLTEWIVASIKSKYVFLMIVNVFLLLVGMFIEGNASMIVLVPLLAPIAAAYGIDEIHFAMMYIFNNAIGALSPPMGTLMFVTCSITGCKTKDFIKEAVPFYILLFFDLLMFTFVPVFTTGLVSLIY, encoded by the coding sequence ATGAATTTTTTAATTATTTTATCCGCAGTGACGATGCTCCTTTTGCTGTTCCTAAAAGTACCGGTTTTTATTTCGATTTTGGGAGGTTCAATACTATACTTTGTCTTTAATCCCGGAATAAATCAAATCGTATTCGCTCAGCATGCGATAACTGGAGCGGAAAGCATTTCCCTGCTTGCCGTTCCGTTCTTTGTGTGCGCCGGAACATTTATGAATTACACGGGCGTAACAAGGCGTATAATGGATTTTTGCAGCGTGATAACCGGCCGCATGACCGGCGGATTGGCGCAGGTCAACGTCCTTTTGTCGACCCTTATGGGCGGGCTTTCAGGATCGAACCTTGCAGATGCCGCGATGGAAGCAAAAATGCTTGTGCCCGAAATGGAAGAAAAAGGGTTTTCCAAGGCTTTTTCTACGGTTGTTACCGCAACGTCTTCCATGATAACGCCTTTGATTCCGCCCGGAATAGCTATGATTTTGTACGGGTGTATTGCAAATGTTTCCATCGGCAAACTGTTTGTTTCGGGAGTTGGAGTAGGCTTTTTCCTCTGCGTAACCATGATGATGCTTGTCTCATGGCTTTCCAAACGCCGCGGATATGCGCCGCTTCGCACAACGCGGATGACGGCCAAAGATTATAAAAAAGTCGTTCCTCCCGCCATAGCCCCATTGTGTCTTCCCGTCATAATCATAGGCGGCATAAGACTCGGTATTTTTACGGCTACGGAAGCCGGAGCTGTTGCGATAATTTACGCTATCATTCTGGGGTTCGGCTACAAGGATCTGAAAGTTAAAAACCTGATAATTGGTCTAAAGGAAACGGCCGCTACTACGGCTTCGATAATGCTCATTGTGGCGTCTGCAACCGTGTTTTCGTGGGTTCTCACAAAAGAAAGAATTCCTCAGCAGCTTACCGAATGGATAGTAGCGTCCATAAAGAGTAAGTATGTTTTTTTAATGATCGTAAACGTCTTTCTTTTGCTGGTCGGAATGTTCATAGAAGGCAATGCGTCTATGATAGTTTTGGTTCCCCTTTTGGCTCCCATTGCGGCCGCCTACGGAATTGATGAAATTCATTTTGCGATGATGTATATTTTCAATAACGCCATAGGAGCTTTGTCGCCGCCCATGGGAACTCTTATGTTCGTTACATGCAGTATTACCGGCTGTAAGACTAAGGATTTTATAAAAGAGGCGGTGCCTTTTTATATTTTGCTCTTTTTCGATCTGCTTATGTTTACGTTTGTTCCCGTGTTTACGACGGGATTAGTATCTCTGATCTACTGA
- a CDS encoding TRAP transporter small permease, giving the protein MKKQCGKKCKIVRAILSNLDFMVASLALTVLIILTFLGVIMRYVLGSPFTWLEEVQLFCMVWIVFAAAGGAFRTKNHVAIEMVVELFPLKLQKATEFFIDAVVVAVLLYLFYQSIGFVSLFVRSGRSTSMLGIPYTIVYGIAPVSCIVMLWNYFRVKYRSKESMERSQEGEEK; this is encoded by the coding sequence ATGAAAAAGCAATGCGGAAAAAAATGTAAAATAGTAAGAGCGATATTGTCGAACTTGGATTTTATGGTAGCTTCTTTGGCTCTTACGGTTCTTATAATATTAACGTTTTTAGGCGTTATCATGCGTTATGTGCTGGGCAGTCCCTTTACGTGGCTTGAAGAAGTTCAGCTTTTCTGTATGGTATGGATCGTGTTCGCCGCTGCAGGAGGCGCGTTCAGGACAAAAAATCATGTCGCTATCGAAATGGTTGTGGAACTGTTTCCTCTCAAGTTGCAAAAGGCGACGGAGTTTTTTATAGACGCGGTGGTCGTCGCAGTTCTTTTGTATCTGTTTTACCAAAGCATAGGATTTGTTTCTCTTTTTGTCAGAAGCGGCAGAAGCACCAGCATGTTGGGGATTCCTTATACTATAGTTTACGGAATAGCGCCAGTTTCTTGCATCGTGATGTTGTGGAACTATTTTAGGGTAAAATACCGCTCTAAAGAAAGTATGGAAAGATCGCAAGAGGGGGAAGAGAAATGA
- a CDS encoding tagaturonate reductase, which translates to MKSIVDVKNPVSRPEKVLQFGEGNFLRAFVDWQIDVANEKTKFNGNVVIVQPLQRGLSDMINEQKGLYTTVLRGIQNGKKVDERRVITSVSKCIKAYDQYDDYIAYAKSPDIRFVVSNTTEAGISYAPGCKLDDKPPASFPAKACQFLYRRFKAFNGSASSGLVFIPCELIEKNGDNLKRIILDYAKEWNLEADFTKWVNEACMFCNSLVDRIVPGYPKEEAEKICSEQGYKDNLLDSAEIFHLWVIESQGDLDKLSKELPLKDAGLNVIWTKDMSFYRTRKVRILNGTHTMFVPPAYLYGLETVRESIIDKNMIKFIKKGLFDEIIPSMDGDKEALKDYANNVLERFENPFIKHELSSILLNTTAKFPVRDLPSVTGFIKKEGKVPQVLAFDLASIIALYEGKVTADREMTTVHKRGGVAVKLQDDTDSLKFFEDLYAKTRDPKELAKAVLKHEKFWKEDLTKYEGLEETVAGYLAAIQKDGIKRALDSVANR; encoded by the coding sequence ATGAAATCTATTGTTGACGTAAAGAATCCTGTTTCCCGTCCTGAAAAAGTTCTTCAATTCGGAGAAGGAAACTTTCTGCGCGCGTTTGTCGATTGGCAGATCGACGTTGCCAACGAAAAGACAAAATTTAACGGAAACGTCGTAATCGTTCAGCCGCTCCAGCGGGGGCTCAGCGATATGATAAACGAACAAAAAGGATTGTATACCACCGTTCTTCGCGGAATCCAAAACGGAAAAAAAGTTGACGAGCGTCGCGTCATAACGTCCGTGAGTAAATGTATAAAAGCTTACGATCAATATGACGATTACATCGCTTACGCCAAGAGCCCGGACATTAGATTTGTGGTTTCAAATACGACGGAAGCCGGAATATCTTACGCTCCGGGATGCAAATTGGACGACAAACCGCCTGCATCGTTTCCTGCAAAGGCCTGTCAGTTTTTGTACCGCCGCTTTAAAGCTTTTAACGGTTCTGCGAGCAGCGGACTGGTCTTTATTCCGTGCGAATTGATCGAAAAAAACGGCGATAATTTAAAACGGATAATACTTGACTACGCAAAAGAATGGAACCTTGAAGCGGATTTTACAAAATGGGTGAACGAAGCCTGTATGTTCTGTAACAGCTTGGTCGACCGCATCGTTCCGGGCTATCCTAAAGAAGAAGCCGAAAAGATCTGCAGCGAACAGGGATACAAGGACAACCTTCTTGATTCGGCTGAAATTTTCCATCTGTGGGTCATTGAATCGCAGGGCGACCTCGATAAACTTTCGAAGGAACTTCCTCTAAAGGATGCGGGACTGAACGTTATATGGACAAAGGATATGTCTTTTTACCGCACGCGCAAAGTACGCATATTAAACGGCACGCATACGATGTTTGTGCCGCCCGCATATCTTTACGGGCTTGAAACCGTCCGCGAAAGCATAATCGACAAAAACATGATAAAATTCATCAAAAAAGGCCTGTTTGACGAGATAATTCCGTCTATGGACGGCGATAAAGAGGCTCTCAAAGATTATGCGAATAATGTTTTGGAGCGTTTTGAAAATCCGTTTATCAAACACGAACTTTCAAGCATTCTTCTTAACACGACGGCAAAATTCCCCGTCCGCGATCTTCCTTCGGTAACGGGATTTATCAAAAAAGAAGGAAAGGTTCCGCAAGTTCTTGCGTTTGACCTTGCTTCTATAATCGCTTTGTACGAAGGAAAGGTAACGGCCGACCGCGAAATGACAACCGTTCATAAAAGAGGCGGAGTTGCCGTAAAATTGCAGGACGACACGGATTCTCTTAAATTCTTTGAAGACCTGTACGCAAAGACCCGTGACCCCAAAGAACTGGCAAAAGCGGTTTTAAAGCATGAAAAATTCTGGAAAGAGGATTTGACAAAATACGAAGGGCTTGAAGAAACCGTTGCAGGGTACTTGGCTGCAATTCAAAAAGACGGAATAAAGAGAGCTCTCGATTCCGTCGCCAACCGATAA
- a CDS encoding C4-dicarboxylate TRAP transporter substrate-binding protein gives MLKEGSRKFVCFLALSVAVVGMVFAGGANESSAAKKMTIQIGFENSMSEPVGQALKKWQSLVAEKGDGSLVIELFPDSQLGSKNKLIDSMLLGEPVMTLADGAFYADYGVKDMGIVFGPFLFENWDQCWKLIESDWYKQQSSLLEKKGLKLVSSNWIYGDRHTLTVKPVKSVKDLKGMKIRVPSNQIQTEGMNVLGAAATGMSLGDVYQALQSKTIDGAENPLSTLYGRKLQEVAKYLILDGHVKNFTTWVCSAAMFNSLTKSQQELLVSTGNEAGVYNNKLQDAAQDDYLKKMKAEGVQVVEMTPALQKEFRDAAMPFYDKGSQFGWSQGLYRTVRKAMGEN, from the coding sequence GGTTTTTGCAGGCGGAGCGAACGAATCGTCCGCCGCCAAAAAGATGACAATTCAGATAGGATTTGAAAATTCGATGTCCGAGCCCGTAGGACAAGCTCTGAAAAAATGGCAGAGCCTTGTTGCGGAAAAGGGAGACGGCTCTTTGGTAATCGAACTGTTTCCTGATAGTCAACTCGGCAGCAAGAATAAACTTATCGACTCCATGCTTTTAGGCGAGCCCGTGATGACATTGGCGGACGGAGCCTTTTATGCCGACTACGGCGTAAAGGATATGGGTATAGTATTCGGTCCTTTTTTGTTTGAAAACTGGGATCAGTGCTGGAAATTGATAGAAAGCGATTGGTACAAGCAGCAGAGCAGTCTGTTGGAGAAAAAAGGACTTAAACTTGTCTCTTCAAACTGGATCTACGGCGATCGCCACACCTTAACGGTTAAACCTGTAAAAAGCGTAAAGGATCTTAAGGGCATGAAGATTCGCGTTCCTTCAAATCAGATTCAGACTGAAGGAATGAACGTGCTCGGCGCGGCCGCTACGGGAATGAGCCTCGGCGACGTTTACCAGGCCTTACAGTCAAAGACGATCGACGGAGCCGAAAATCCGCTGTCTACTCTTTACGGCCGTAAATTGCAGGAAGTCGCAAAATATCTCATTTTGGACGGACACGTAAAAAACTTTACCACATGGGTATGTTCCGCAGCCATGTTTAACTCTTTAACGAAGAGCCAGCAAGAACTTCTTGTTTCAACGGGTAATGAAGCCGGCGTTTACAACAACAAGCTTCAGGATGCGGCGCAAGACGACTATTTGAAAAAAATGAAAGCGGAAGGCGTTCAGGTTGTAGAAATGACGCCGGCTCTGCAAAAAGAATTCCGAGATGCGGCCATGCCGTTTTATGACAAAGGAAGTCAATTCGGCTGGTCTCAGGGCTTGTATCGAACCGTAAGAAAAGCGATGGGAGAAAACTGA